In Terriglobales bacterium, a genomic segment contains:
- a CDS encoding LytTR family DNA-binding domain-containing protein, with protein MAIRALIVDDEPLARERIRSLLREEPDIELVGECSDGRKAVAAIRKQPLDLLFLDVQMPEMDGLEVLQAVGPDTVPAVIFVTAYDEYALRAFEERALDYLLKPFDRERFRRALERARIHLQGRQAGEVNQQLRQLIETIRRNPDAVAVPHNGGSDKLPSPAERLVVKSGGRVYFLKTEEIDWIEAAGNYVRLHTSRDSHLVRDTMNSVEARLDTSRFLRIHRSTIVNLERVKELQPWFHGDYVVLLRDGTRLTLSRSYRDRLQEILGRAI; from the coding sequence TTGGCGATTCGGGCACTGATCGTCGATGACGAGCCGTTGGCAAGAGAGCGCATCCGCTCGCTCCTAAGGGAAGAGCCTGACATCGAATTGGTCGGTGAATGCTCCGATGGGCGCAAAGCTGTCGCCGCCATCCGCAAGCAGCCCCTGGACCTGCTCTTCCTCGACGTGCAGATGCCCGAAATGGACGGCCTTGAGGTGCTCCAGGCCGTGGGTCCGGATACCGTACCCGCCGTCATTTTCGTCACCGCCTACGATGAATACGCGCTGCGCGCCTTCGAAGAGCGCGCTCTGGATTATCTGTTGAAGCCCTTTGACCGCGAGCGCTTCCGGCGCGCTCTGGAGCGGGCTCGCATCCACTTGCAGGGCCGCCAGGCAGGCGAAGTGAATCAACAACTACGCCAGCTCATTGAGACTATCCGCCGCAACCCTGACGCGGTTGCCGTTCCGCACAATGGCGGCTCCGACAAGCTGCCGTCCCCTGCCGAACGCCTGGTGGTCAAGTCGGGCGGCCGCGTTTACTTCCTCAAGACGGAAGAGATCGACTGGATCGAGGCGGCTGGCAACTATGTGCGCTTGCACACCTCGCGAGATTCCCACCTGGTGCGCGACACCATGAACAGCGTGGAGGCCCGTTTGGATACTTCGCGCTTCCTGCGCATTCATCGCTCTACCATCGTGAACTTGGAGCGCGTCAAGGAATTGCAGCCCTGGTTCCACGGAGACTACGTCGTCTTGCTGCGTGACGGCACCCGACTGACGCTGAGCCGCAGCTACCGCGACCGGTTGCAGGAGATTCTCGGCCGCGCCATCTAG
- a CDS encoding TonB-dependent receptor has product MTKKLSSILAIGMTLLLGANLAFAQGIVTGTITGTVQDQQGAVISGAKVAAREVNTNREFKAETDATGRFSLRALPVGTYRVTIEAANFNQFTLDQVPVNIARDTDLGTRTLTVGATEVVNVESAAPQIESTTTQISTSFQSKDVVQLPVGTGFDSLALLVPGVASAGDNGFSNNNGADISANGQRGRSNNFLVDGQSNNDNSIAGPLLFIGNPDVVGEFQVITNYSAEFGRNVGSVVNYVTKNGTNSFHGTLFEFHQNSLFDSHTNEEKSGVFGFCQSGQDPTTTGCTPVEKAPKYIDNKFGGTIGGPIVHDKMWFFASQYWQRVRTAGALFSSAPFSTPTPAGIATLQAAFPGNTSVAALSAFGPYSVPVGATSAGTPTTLTVSDGVTSADVEFAPISRFLAQPFNDYELLGRYDWQVSDKDRFFARYLFQKTVFTNASAFSGNDFAAGAFVDVPGQTQQIGLDWTRTFTSRFVNTFRFNYLRADIGFEDGGFPGCSRADVTNCPTRIGLGGLNLAFGQNAGFPQGRLINNSQWQDNASWIVGRHTFKFGGEYVRQRSPNTFLPNINGAFTYSTAAAGCPVASGPSGQECSFSRFLRNTTTTFNLADGNPRTNFKEQDVAAYFQDEWRVKDNLTLIMGLRYEFFQQAINLLHDQSVARQTGPDPFWDPSLPLERTTVPFVPNDTNNFSPNIGFAWTPRFWEGLFGKDQTVIRGGFRLSYDPSFYNMFLNVATSAPSLNLGTINTPVAIPAGATTFTGAELRPALLSLIPTGVGIDPGFRTFTTVAPNFHNPYSEQWNLGVQRQLTNKFAAEVRYVGNHTVGNFRSVNGNPALNLLIANGFGSVIPAGLTPCTDATGGLGGGPMPGFANGNVNCNNRNVIERGNFAFSIYHSLQSRLDIQNWHGLTARVNYTFSKTIDNSSEVFSTLAGGNTLSFAQNPFDTNRAERAVSGLDFPHVASIALVYELPFYKKQEGLLGHLLGGWQWQTTWRYASGQPITVAQFKEGFFCDPTNAFSGAFDTCRPILSNPLAAVDSVGRCTDETLADCGLINESIFETTGALQSISADNVHWIINDPTAALFFGSPFLGTPRNTVRGETTNAVNFGVYKNTKVSERVTVQFQFLAFNVLNRQFRGTPDPFAQDVSTDPTLHSFMNTFFNASGNGQANATELGISRRRLSFGVKLIF; this is encoded by the coding sequence ATGACAAAGAAGCTAAGCAGCATCCTGGCCATCGGGATGACGCTGCTGCTGGGTGCGAACTTGGCATTCGCACAGGGCATTGTGACCGGCACCATCACGGGCACAGTGCAGGACCAGCAGGGTGCGGTCATCAGCGGCGCCAAGGTAGCTGCCCGGGAGGTCAATACCAACCGGGAATTCAAGGCAGAAACGGATGCCACCGGACGATTTAGCCTGCGCGCGCTGCCGGTCGGTACCTATCGCGTGACCATTGAGGCCGCCAATTTCAACCAGTTCACGCTGGATCAGGTTCCGGTCAACATCGCGCGCGACACCGATCTGGGAACACGCACGCTGACGGTGGGCGCTACGGAAGTCGTCAACGTGGAAAGCGCTGCGCCCCAGATCGAGTCCACTACCACCCAGATCTCCACCAGCTTCCAGAGCAAGGACGTTGTGCAGCTTCCTGTGGGCACCGGGTTTGACTCCCTTGCCCTGCTGGTGCCCGGCGTCGCTTCGGCGGGTGACAACGGCTTCAGCAACAACAACGGAGCCGATATCTCTGCCAACGGCCAGCGCGGCCGCTCCAACAACTTCCTGGTAGACGGCCAGAGCAACAATGACAATTCCATCGCCGGCCCTCTCCTGTTCATCGGCAACCCCGACGTGGTCGGGGAATTTCAGGTCATCACCAACTACAGCGCAGAGTTCGGCCGGAACGTAGGTTCGGTGGTCAATTATGTGACCAAGAACGGAACCAATAGTTTCCATGGCACGTTGTTTGAGTTCCACCAGAACTCGCTCTTCGATTCCCACACCAATGAGGAAAAATCGGGTGTGTTCGGTTTCTGCCAGAGCGGTCAGGATCCAACCACCACCGGTTGTACTCCGGTGGAAAAGGCCCCGAAGTACATCGATAACAAGTTCGGTGGCACTATCGGCGGCCCCATCGTGCACGACAAGATGTGGTTCTTCGCCTCGCAGTACTGGCAGCGTGTCCGCACCGCCGGTGCCCTGTTCAGCTCTGCTCCCTTCTCCACGCCGACGCCGGCCGGAATCGCGACCTTGCAGGCTGCCTTCCCGGGCAACACGTCGGTGGCGGCTCTCTCCGCCTTCGGCCCTTACTCCGTTCCCGTCGGAGCGACGAGCGCAGGCACGCCTACGACTCTCACCGTGTCGGATGGCGTAACTTCAGCCGATGTGGAATTCGCGCCCATCAGCCGTTTTCTCGCGCAACCGTTCAACGACTATGAACTGCTGGGCCGTTATGACTGGCAAGTCTCCGACAAGGACCGTTTCTTCGCCCGCTACTTGTTCCAGAAGACGGTATTCACCAATGCCAGCGCCTTCAGCGGAAATGACTTCGCCGCCGGCGCTTTTGTCGACGTTCCCGGACAGACCCAGCAGATCGGCCTGGACTGGACGCGAACCTTCACTTCCCGCTTCGTGAATACCTTCCGCTTTAACTACCTGCGGGCCGACATCGGCTTTGAGGACGGCGGTTTCCCCGGCTGTTCTCGCGCCGACGTGACCAACTGTCCCACCCGCATTGGCTTGGGCGGATTGAACCTGGCCTTTGGACAGAACGCGGGCTTCCCGCAAGGCCGCCTGATCAACAATTCGCAATGGCAGGACAACGCCTCGTGGATTGTGGGTCGCCACACCTTCAAGTTCGGCGGCGAGTATGTCCGGCAGCGTTCCCCGAACACCTTCTTGCCGAACATCAATGGTGCTTTTACGTATAGCACCGCCGCTGCTGGCTGCCCGGTAGCTAGCGGACCATCGGGCCAGGAGTGCTCTTTTTCGCGCTTCCTGCGGAATACGACCACTACCTTCAACCTGGCGGATGGCAACCCGCGCACCAACTTCAAAGAGCAGGATGTGGCCGCCTACTTCCAGGATGAATGGCGTGTGAAAGACAATCTGACCCTGATCATGGGGCTGCGTTATGAGTTCTTCCAGCAGGCCATCAACCTGCTGCACGACCAGAGCGTAGCGCGCCAGACGGGTCCCGACCCGTTCTGGGATCCTTCCCTGCCTCTGGAAAGAACCACGGTGCCGTTTGTTCCCAACGACACCAACAACTTCTCTCCCAACATCGGCTTCGCTTGGACGCCGAGGTTCTGGGAGGGCCTGTTCGGCAAGGACCAGACCGTCATCCGCGGTGGCTTCCGCCTCTCGTATGACCCCTCCTTCTACAACATGTTCCTGAACGTGGCCACCTCCGCCCCCTCGCTCAACCTGGGGACCATCAACACCCCGGTGGCGATTCCGGCGGGTGCCACCACCTTTACAGGAGCGGAACTCCGGCCCGCGCTGCTGTCGCTGATTCCGACCGGCGTCGGAATCGACCCGGGCTTCCGGACGTTCACTACTGTCGCGCCGAACTTCCACAATCCTTACTCCGAACAATGGAACCTCGGCGTGCAGCGGCAGCTCACCAACAAGTTCGCCGCGGAAGTCCGCTATGTGGGAAACCACACCGTGGGCAACTTCCGGAGTGTCAATGGAAACCCGGCGCTGAACCTTCTGATTGCCAACGGCTTCGGCAGCGTGATTCCGGCTGGCCTGACGCCTTGCACGGACGCCACTGGCGGCCTGGGCGGCGGACCCATGCCGGGTTTCGCCAACGGCAACGTCAACTGCAACAACCGCAACGTGATCGAGCGCGGCAACTTCGCGTTCTCCATCTACCACAGCCTGCAGTCCCGCCTGGACATTCAGAACTGGCACGGCCTGACGGCGCGCGTCAACTACACCTTCAGCAAGACCATCGACAATTCCAGCGAGGTGTTCTCCACCCTGGCGGGCGGCAACACCCTCTCCTTCGCGCAGAACCCGTTTGACACCAACCGGGCCGAGCGCGCCGTGAGCGGTTTGGATTTCCCGCACGTGGCTTCCATCGCGCTGGTCTACGAGCTGCCCTTCTACAAGAAGCAGGAAGGCCTGCTTGGGCATCTCCTCGGTGGATGGCAGTGGCAGACCACGTGGCGCTATGCCAGCGGTCAACCGATCACCGTGGCGCAGTTCAAGGAAGGCTTCTTCTGCGATCCGACGAATGCCTTCAGCGGAGCGTTTGACACCTGCCGGCCGATCCTGAGCAACCCGCTGGCAGCCGTGGATAGCGTGGGTCGCTGCACCGACGAAACCCTGGCGGACTGCGGCCTGATTAACGAGAGCATCTTCGAGACCACCGGGGCGCTGCAATCGATCTCCGCAGACAACGTGCACTGGATCATCAACGATCCTACGGCGGCGCTGTTCTTCGGATCGCCCTTCCTGGGCACGCCGCGGAATACCGTCCGCGGGGAAACCACCAACGCCGTCAACTTCGGTGTTTACAAGAACACCAAAGTCAGCGAGCGGGTCACGGTGCAGTTCCAGTTCCTGGCCTTCAACGTGTTGAATCGCCAGTTCCGGGGCACCCCCGATCCCTTCGCCCAAGACGTCTCGACCGATCCGACGCTCCACTCGTTCATGAACACCTTCTTCAACGCCAGCGGCAACGGCCAGGCTAATGCCACCGAACTGGGCATTAGCCGTCGCCGCCTGAGCTTTGGCGTGAAGCTGATTTTCTAA
- a CDS encoding DUF507 family protein: MHLSREYVGYLAREVVKKLIAGEFIESKEPAAVTARVNEAMLEEVALEDRINDEVRAILEQYSEEMRRTGASYQEMFKKVKNELVRKYKAVL; the protein is encoded by the coding sequence ATGCACCTTTCAAGAGAATATGTGGGCTATCTGGCCCGCGAAGTCGTGAAAAAACTGATTGCTGGCGAGTTCATTGAGAGCAAGGAGCCCGCCGCCGTCACCGCCCGCGTGAACGAGGCGATGCTCGAGGAAGTCGCGCTCGAGGACCGCATCAACGACGAGGTGCGCGCCATCCTCGAACAGTACTCGGAGGAGATGCGCCGTACCGGCGCCAGCTACCAGGAAATGTTCAAGAAAGTGAAGAACGAGCTGGTACGCAAGTACAAGGCGGTGCTATGA
- a CDS encoding histidine kinase codes for MQENRWTRWGLVLAAWVALGVFFATQSYLVRAYYGHPFPFSKALKYSLTIFLVWAALTPLVVFVTRRLATLAVPLWRLILLHLAVGSVFSVLYNLVRTFLWPVLKMNVPPTLSLLDRFQTFLQLTLYRDVLFYLGIVGVWHGLAHYRRYRARALHASQLETRLTQARLQTLSTQLHPHFLFNTLHAVSALVHSNVAAAERILARLSDLLRLTLQSAQVQQVTLKQEFEFLEAYLEIEQTRFQDRLSAALDPDADTLDALLPTMLLQPLVENAVRHGIAPRSSAGKIVLRSERLNGRLRLEVRDSGPGLPSDWKLSEGAGLGNTRARLEQIYGREQSFALGRAPEGGLLVAIEIPYRAAAGASSERAPSAEAGPQFEDEAPAENFVHAPQHAASVFLPTRRWRRWLMILGAWTVVGLYFAGENYSYTVYLERPIEWWRLGIWWLTNFYIWAALTPLVLYMVRRFSLDRDYKRRDLGIHAIGSLMLAALHSAIWIPVAPLVQLRPMRPNMSTWDVYKSYVVADLHFNILSYWAILGIWHAVHYYGKSRERQLAAAQLERSLTQARLEALRMQLQPHFLFNTLHGISTLMHRDPEAANHLIVRLSDLLRLTLEHPGAQEIPLKRELEFLEPYLEIERTRFQDRLTVSLEIDPVTLDACVPCLILQPLVENAVRHGIMPRSSSGHIEIRAQRQNGVLRLEVRDDGVGLRQNGGRESSGIGLGNTRARLEHLYGRAHRFELTPAPGGGLVVSLAIPFHEYQPLSSNQIDVSHV; via the coding sequence ATGCAAGAGAACCGCTGGACACGCTGGGGCCTGGTGTTGGCCGCCTGGGTGGCGCTGGGCGTGTTTTTTGCGACCCAGTCGTACCTCGTACGCGCCTACTACGGGCATCCCTTCCCGTTCAGCAAGGCCCTCAAGTATTCCCTGACCATCTTCCTGGTGTGGGCCGCCCTGACGCCTCTGGTCGTCTTCGTCACCCGGCGACTCGCCACGTTGGCCGTGCCCTTGTGGCGGCTCATCCTGCTGCACCTGGCGGTGGGCTCGGTCTTCTCCGTGCTCTACAACCTGGTCCGCACCTTCCTGTGGCCGGTGCTGAAAATGAACGTGCCGCCCACCCTCTCGCTGCTCGACCGCTTCCAGACGTTCCTCCAGCTGACGCTCTATCGCGATGTGCTCTTTTATCTGGGCATCGTAGGCGTTTGGCATGGGCTGGCTCACTACCGCCGTTACCGGGCGCGCGCCCTGCACGCCTCACAACTGGAGACGCGCCTGACCCAGGCGCGGCTGCAGACGCTTTCCACGCAACTCCATCCCCATTTCCTCTTTAACACTCTGCATGCCGTCTCTGCTTTGGTGCACAGCAACGTAGCTGCCGCCGAACGCATCCTGGCGCGCTTGAGCGATCTGCTTCGCCTCACGCTGCAGAGCGCTCAGGTCCAGCAGGTCACCCTGAAGCAGGAATTCGAATTCCTCGAAGCCTACCTGGAAATCGAGCAGACCCGCTTCCAGGACCGGCTGAGCGCCGCACTCGACCCGGACGCAGATACGCTCGATGCCCTTCTGCCCACCATGCTTCTGCAGCCGCTGGTGGAGAATGCCGTCCGGCACGGCATTGCGCCGCGCTCTAGCGCGGGGAAAATCGTGCTTCGTTCGGAGCGTTTGAACGGCCGCCTGCGCCTGGAAGTGCGTGACAGCGGCCCCGGCCTTCCTTCGGACTGGAAGCTCAGCGAGGGCGCAGGCCTGGGCAACACGCGCGCGCGCCTGGAACAGATCTACGGCCGGGAGCAGAGCTTCGCGCTCGGCCGCGCTCCCGAAGGCGGCCTGCTGGTGGCGATCGAGATTCCGTACCGCGCCGCCGCCGGCGCTTCCTCCGAACGCGCTCCCTCCGCCGAGGCCGGCCCGCAATTCGAGGACGAAGCTCCCGCCGAGAATTTCGTGCACGCCCCACAACATGCCGCTTCCGTTTTCCTCCCCACGCGACGCTGGCGACGCTGGCTGATGATCCTGGGCGCATGGACGGTGGTGGGCCTCTACTTCGCTGGCGAGAACTACTCCTACACGGTCTACCTGGAACGACCCATCGAGTGGTGGCGGCTCGGCATCTGGTGGCTGACCAATTTCTATATCTGGGCCGCACTGACTCCGCTCGTCCTCTACATGGTGCGACGCTTTTCCCTGGACCGCGACTACAAGAGGCGTGACCTTGGTATCCACGCCATCGGGAGCCTGATGCTCGCGGCTCTCCATTCGGCCATCTGGATTCCGGTTGCCCCTTTGGTCCAACTGCGCCCCATGCGTCCCAATATGTCCACTTGGGACGTTTACAAGAGCTATGTGGTCGCCGACCTCCACTTCAACATTCTGAGCTACTGGGCCATCCTGGGTATCTGGCACGCCGTCCACTACTACGGGAAGTCGCGCGAGCGGCAGTTGGCGGCGGCGCAGTTGGAGCGCAGCCTGACCCAGGCGCGCCTGGAAGCCTTGCGCATGCAGTTGCAACCCCATTTCCTCTTCAACACCCTGCACGGCATATCCACCCTCATGCACCGCGACCCCGAAGCCGCCAACCATTTGATCGTCCGCCTCAGCGACCTGTTGCGCCTGACCCTCGAACACCCCGGAGCCCAGGAGATTCCCCTCAAGCGTGAACTCGAATTCTTGGAACCCTACCTCGAGATTGAGCGTACCCGTTTCCAGGACCGGCTGACGGTAAGCCTGGAGATCGATCCGGTCACGCTGGATGCATGCGTGCCCTGTCTGATCCTGCAGCCGCTGGTGGAGAACGCCGTGCGGCACGGCATTATGCCGCGCAGCTCCAGCGGGCACATCGAGATCCGGGCCCAGCGCCAGAACGGCGTGTTGCGGCTGGAGGTTAGGGACGACGGAGTCGGGTTGCGCCAGAACGGAGGCCGCGAAAGCTCCGGCATCGGCCTGGGAAATACCCGGGCCAGGTTGGAGCATCTATACGGCCGGGCTCACCGTTTCGAGTTGACTCCGGCGCCCGGTGGCGGCCTGGTGGTAAGTCTTGCCATCCCCTTCCACGAATACCAGCCTCTGTCCAGCAACCAAATTGACGTTAGCCACGTCTAA
- a CDS encoding M20/M25/M40 family metallo-hydrolase, with translation MSRDQVRAWRVAHEADILQEFAELLAIPNLASDTENIRRNAARIAQMMERRGVSVRLLGHGDAPPVVYGELRAPGAERTVIVYAHYDGQPVDASEWTGQPWTPVLRDQALENGGKDIPWPKPREATQPEWRVYARSASDDKAPILGFMAALDALRASGIPPSVNLKFFFEGEEEAGSPHLAAILKENAELLRGDLWLICDGPVHQSRRPQIVFGARGIAGVEITLYGPMRTLHSGHYGNWAPNPAAALAHLLAGLRDADGRVLVAGFYDDVRPLTESERRALEQMPEIESGLKRTLGLAATEGRGRSLAELVLEPALNIRGLRSGAVGREARNAVPVSATASLDIRLVPDQAPQKVAERIETHLRSQGYFIVHQEPDMETRRQHPRIVRLAWSLDYPAGRTSMNLPASRALTQAAEEALGRPVLRVPTLGGSVPMYLFLEDLHTPTVILPIANHDNNQHAANENLRLQNLWDAIELYAGVIARLGPIWPEQQH, from the coding sequence ATGTCCCGCGACCAGGTTCGCGCCTGGCGCGTCGCCCACGAAGCGGACATCCTGCAGGAGTTTGCCGAGCTTCTGGCCATCCCCAATCTCGCGAGCGATACCGAGAACATCCGCCGCAACGCCGCGCGCATCGCGCAGATGATGGAGCGCCGCGGAGTTTCCGTGCGCCTGCTCGGGCACGGAGATGCCCCACCGGTGGTCTACGGAGAGCTGCGCGCGCCCGGGGCCGAGCGCACCGTCATCGTCTATGCCCACTATGACGGGCAGCCTGTGGACGCCTCCGAATGGACCGGCCAACCCTGGACGCCCGTCCTGCGCGACCAGGCGCTGGAGAACGGCGGCAAGGACATTCCCTGGCCCAAGCCGCGCGAAGCGACGCAGCCCGAATGGCGCGTCTACGCTCGTTCCGCCAGCGATGACAAGGCGCCCATCCTCGGCTTCATGGCCGCGCTCGATGCCCTCCGCGCCTCCGGCATCCCCCCTTCCGTCAACCTGAAGTTTTTCTTCGAAGGGGAGGAGGAAGCCGGCTCGCCTCACCTCGCGGCCATCCTCAAGGAGAACGCCGAGTTGCTGCGCGGCGATCTGTGGCTCATTTGCGATGGACCTGTGCACCAGTCGCGGCGTCCGCAGATCGTCTTCGGCGCTCGCGGAATCGCCGGCGTCGAGATCACTCTCTACGGCCCGATGCGCACTCTGCACAGCGGACACTACGGCAACTGGGCTCCCAATCCCGCCGCCGCTCTGGCACACCTGCTGGCCGGCTTGCGCGATGCCGACGGCCGCGTCCTCGTGGCCGGTTTTTACGACGATGTCCGCCCGCTCACCGAAAGCGAGCGCCGCGCCCTCGAGCAGATGCCCGAGATCGAATCCGGCCTGAAGCGCACCCTGGGGCTCGCGGCCACCGAAGGCCGTGGGCGCAGCCTCGCCGAACTGGTACTCGAACCGGCGCTGAACATCCGCGGCCTGCGCAGCGGCGCGGTGGGCCGAGAGGCGCGTAACGCGGTGCCGGTGAGCGCGACGGCTTCACTCGACATCCGCCTGGTGCCCGATCAAGCGCCGCAAAAGGTTGCCGAGCGCATCGAAACCCACCTGCGATCACAGGGCTACTTCATCGTGCACCAGGAACCGGACATGGAGACGCGCCGCCAGCACCCGCGCATCGTCCGCCTCGCTTGGAGCCTCGACTATCCCGCCGGCCGCACTTCCATGAATCTGCCGGCTTCACGCGCGCTCACGCAAGCGGCGGAAGAGGCCCTCGGCCGCCCGGTGTTGCGGGTGCCCACTCTCGGTGGCAGCGTGCCCATGTATCTTTTTCTTGAAGACCTGCACACCCCTACAGTGATCCTGCCCATCGCCAATCACGATAACAACCAGCACGCGGCCAACGAGAACCTGCGCTTGCAGAATCTCTGGGACGCCATCGAACTTTACGCCGGAGTGATTGCGCGGCTCGGTCCCATTTGGCCCGAGCAACAACACTGA
- the eutM gene encoding ethanolamine utilization microcompartment protein EutM, which translates to MEALGLIETKGLVGSIEAADAAVKAANVELVHKEYIGAGYVTIMVRGDVASVKAATDAGAAAARRVGELVSVHVIPRPHGDLEKSLPMISGNAPAGKKGALG; encoded by the coding sequence ATGGAAGCGCTGGGACTGATCGAGACCAAGGGCCTGGTAGGTTCCATCGAGGCCGCGGACGCGGCGGTGAAGGCCGCCAACGTGGAGCTGGTCCACAAGGAATACATCGGGGCCGGCTATGTGACCATCATGGTGCGCGGCGATGTGGCCAGCGTGAAAGCCGCGACCGACGCGGGAGCCGCTGCGGCTCGTCGCGTGGGCGAACTGGTGAGCGTGCACGTGATCCCGCGCCCGCACGGCGATCTGGAGAAGTCCCTTCCCATGATCAGCGGCAACGCGCCGGCAGGGAAAAAGGGAGCCCTGGGCTGA
- a CDS encoding aldehyde dehydrogenase family protein encodes MPETAKATNPDERSVSEARELVERAHAAFQKFQHFTAEQVDRVIDAMAAVATANAEKLARMAVEETGYGRVEDKIQKNLFSSRRVYEAVRAMKTVGLVREDAAAGVLEVAVPVGVVAAILPSTNPTSTAIYKILIALKGRNAIVVSPHPSAMRCTCEVVSLMRQAAIAAGAPEDVICCFTTPSQAGTQELMKHRRTAVVLATGGMGIVRAAYSSGKPAFGVGPGNVPAFIERTADVKKAVGDVVFGKTFDYGTICSSEQAIVAEEAVRGAVMDELRRNHAYFLTPEETETLGKQMVNLEAHTINPKYVGKSAMRVAELAGFRVPENTRVLVAQLGGVGREHPLSAEKLSPVLALYFAPDRAAAFDLCERLLRFGGLGHTVVIHSRDDQAIREFGVRMPAGRIVVNSPAPQGSIGASTNLFPAMTLGCGAMGGNITSDNISPMHLVNLKRVAYEKRPATGGEQAVAAPAAAPAETATAACACGSEKPTEAVVLALPERIAAARAVERFLARKPAVSPPAPAPPAAAVPPAPTAVTRPKPRAVEFVSVAEVEVALKRKQKILVGPKTIVTPAARDLAAGRDVLVITES; translated from the coding sequence ATGCCCGAAACCGCCAAGGCCACTAACCCCGACGAGCGTTCGGTTTCCGAAGCTCGCGAACTGGTCGAGCGCGCCCACGCCGCCTTCCAGAAATTCCAGCACTTCACCGCCGAGCAGGTGGACCGCGTGATCGACGCGATGGCGGCGGTAGCGACGGCCAACGCCGAAAAGCTTGCGCGCATGGCGGTGGAGGAAACCGGCTACGGACGCGTAGAAGACAAGATCCAGAAGAACCTGTTCTCCTCCCGGCGCGTCTATGAGGCGGTCCGCGCCATGAAGACGGTGGGCCTGGTGCGCGAAGATGCGGCCGCGGGCGTCCTCGAAGTGGCGGTGCCGGTGGGTGTCGTGGCCGCGATTCTGCCTTCGACCAATCCCACCTCGACGGCCATCTACAAGATCCTGATCGCACTCAAGGGACGCAACGCCATCGTGGTGAGTCCGCATCCTTCGGCGATGCGCTGCACGTGCGAAGTGGTGTCGCTCATGCGGCAAGCCGCCATCGCAGCCGGCGCGCCGGAAGACGTGATCTGCTGCTTCACCACGCCCTCCCAGGCCGGCACGCAGGAACTGATGAAACACCGGCGCACGGCGGTGGTGCTGGCCACGGGCGGCATGGGGATCGTGCGGGCCGCTTACAGCTCCGGCAAGCCGGCGTTCGGCGTCGGTCCGGGCAATGTGCCGGCGTTCATCGAGCGCACGGCAGATGTGAAAAAAGCCGTCGGCGACGTGGTCTTCGGCAAGACTTTCGACTACGGCACCATCTGTTCCTCGGAGCAAGCCATCGTCGCGGAGGAGGCGGTACGCGGGGCGGTGATGGACGAGCTGCGCCGGAATCACGCCTATTTCCTCACGCCGGAGGAAACGGAGACTCTGGGCAAGCAGATGGTGAACCTCGAAGCCCACACCATCAATCCCAAGTATGTGGGGAAATCGGCGATGCGCGTGGCCGAACTGGCCGGCTTCCGCGTGCCGGAAAATACGCGCGTGCTGGTGGCGCAGCTCGGCGGCGTGGGACGCGAGCATCCGCTTTCGGCGGAGAAACTCTCGCCAGTGCTGGCGCTGTACTTCGCGCCCGACCGGGCCGCAGCCTTCGACCTGTGCGAGCGCCTGCTGCGCTTCGGCGGGTTGGGACACACGGTGGTGATCCACAGCCGCGACGACCAGGCCATCCGCGAGTTCGGAGTGCGCATGCCGGCGGGACGCATCGTGGTGAACAGTCCGGCGCCGCAGGGCTCCATCGGCGCTTCCACCAACCTGTTTCCCGCGATGACCCTGGGGTGCGGGGCCATGGGCGGCAACATCACCTCGGACAACATCTCGCCCATGCACCTGGTGAACCTGAAGCGCGTGGCCTATGAGAAGCGTCCCGCGACAGGCGGGGAGCAAGCCGTGGCCGCGCCGGCTGCGGCGCCCGCGGAAACCGCGACTGCGGCCTGCGCTTGCGGGAGCGAAAAGCCGACGGAGGCAGTTGTGCTTGCCCTGCCGGAGCGGATCGCGGCGGCACGCGCGGTGGAGCGCTTCCTGGCGCGCAAACCGGCGGTGTCACCGCCGGCGCCAGCGCCGCCCGCCGCCGCAGTTCCACCTGCTCCTACTGCCGTCACGCGTCCCAAGCCGCGGGCGGTGGAGTTCGTCAGCGTGGCGGAGGTTGAGGTGGCGCTGAAGCGCAAGCAGAAGATACTGGTCGGCCCCAAGACCATCGTCACGCCCGCAGCGCGCGACCTGGCAGCCGGACGCGACGTGCTGGTGATCACCGAATCCTGA
- a CDS encoding DUF507 family protein, translated as MRLSRDKVNKLAHVIADALAEIDAVEFLEDRNTIRQEARRLLEELLKEEEKIDAVARQKIENQKRTILEGSAEWDILYRKYYNEEVKKLGI; from the coding sequence ATGAGGCTGAGCCGCGACAAGGTGAACAAGCTCGCCCACGTCATCGCCGACGCCCTGGCGGAGATCGACGCCGTGGAGTTCCTCGAGGATCGCAACACCATTCGCCAGGAAGCCCGCCGGCTGCTGGAAGAGTTGCTGAAGGAAGAAGAGAAGATCGATGCGGTCGCCCGCCAGAAGATCGAAAACCAGAAGCGCACCATCCTGGAAGGCTCGGCGGAGTGGGACATCCTCTACCGCAAGTATTACAACGAGGAAGTGAAGAAGCTCGGCATCTAG